A region from the Triticum urartu cultivar G1812 chromosome 1, Tu2.1, whole genome shotgun sequence genome encodes:
- the LOC125544467 gene encoding transcription elongation factor B polypeptide 3, which produces MEPGRKPLSLLDLCIRSAVDNLRTLNSVDIVPDELLKRILPHCTLEQLRHIESCTHADLTDVTDVLWKRFFQREFGEENMNLAIKRMKENGVRYKWKKLFEARTEKQKQVEARMSAGLKNKYQAANAAKQSKQIKVCTKIPPNSKRSFWGGSGSSSLANSSYKSPILKKARMEVDSRAKMQAAIQRNTVARSSQPARLTFPSEQTSRTTTIHRPNSTITITKPVGPNRPIQKQNTRPKF; this is translated from the exons ATGGAGCCTGGAAGGAAACCTCTGAGTCTGCTGGACCTATGCATCCGGAGCGCCGTTGACAACCTCAGGACCCTCAACAGCGTCGACATCGTGCCTGACGAGCTGCTCAAGAGAATCCTGCCCCACTGCACCTTGGAGCAGCTGAGGCACATCGAGAGTTGCACACAT GCGGACCTTACCGACGTTACAGATGTGCTGTGGAAGAGATTCTTCCAGCGCGAGTTCGGTGAGGAAAATATGAACCTTGCCATCAAGAGAATGAAGGAGAACGGGGTGCGTTACAAATGGAAGAAACTCTTTGAG GCAAGAACAGAAAAGCAAAAGCAAGTTGAAGCAAGAATGTCGGCTGGGCTGAAAAACAAATATCAAGCAGCAAACGCTG CGAAACAGAGCAAACAAATTAAAGTTTGTACGAAGATCCCACCGAACAGCAAAAGAAGTTTTTGGGGAG GAAGTGGATCCAGCAGCCTAGCCAACTCCAGCTACAAGAGCCCTATATTGAAAAAGGCAAGGATGGAGGTTGACAG TCGGGCGAAAATGCAAGCTGCTATCCAAAGGAACACTGTTGCAAG GTCATCACAGCCAGCAAGGCTGACCTTTCCTAGCGAACAGACATCGAGGACGACGACAATTCATCGACCTAATTCAACGATAACCATCACCAAACCAGTTGGTCCGAACAGGCCCATTCAAAAGCAGAACACCAGACCCAAATTTTAG